One Oryza glaberrima chromosome 11, OglaRS2, whole genome shotgun sequence genomic region harbors:
- the LOC127754140 gene encoding protein CASPARIAN STRIP INTEGRITY FACTOR 1-like: protein MSSRRVNRASVFVILLIVASALSVFTAGGRELVAQETNQKKYSSAALGEGATSSGEAHPRNLMVKTNDYGRYDPSPAFSKPRFKIIPN from the exons ATGAGCTCCAGGAGAGTTAATAGAGCTTCGGTTTTCGTTATACTGCTCATCGTAGCGTCGGCGCTTTCAGTTTTTACTGCAG GAGGAAGGGAGCTGGTAGCGCAAGAAACGAATCAAAAG AAATATTCTAGTGCTGCACTCGGAGAGGGAGCGACATCGTCAGGCGAAGCACATCCAAGGAACCTTATGGTTAAGACAAACGACTACGGGCGCTATGACCCATCTCCAGCCTTCTCCAAGCCTCGCTTCAAGATTATTCCGAACTGA